One genomic region from Sphingobacterium sp. UGAL515B_05 encodes:
- the glmM gene encoding phosphoglucosamine mutase produces MTLIKSISGIRGTIGGRAGEALTPIDIVKFTAAYGKIIVKQSGIKKIVVGRDARVSGEMVSNLVIGTLQSIGVDVVDLGLSTTPTVEIAVPMEKAAGGIILTASHNPGQWNALKLLNAKGEFISDAEGQEVLALGESLDFDFSEVEVLGQVHKDYSYLQKHVDAVLALQYVDKEAIKAANFKVALDAVNSTGGTFIPALLDALGVQTIYKIHCEPNGQFPHNPEPLKENLTDLSAAVIENKADLGIAVDPDVDRLVFMMEDGELFGEEYTLVAVADYLLQHKKGNTVSNLSSTRALRDVTKAHGGEYYAAAVGEVNVVTKMKEVDAVIGGEGNGGVIYPASHYGRDALVGVAIFLTHLAKLGKKASEYRASLPQYFMSKNKITLTPELDIDNLLAKMEEKYKNEDHSTIDGLKIDFENEWVHLRKSNTEPIIRIYSEGPTPEAAEQIAQKIIREIEEIIK; encoded by the coding sequence ATGACTTTAATTAAATCAATATCAGGAATACGAGGTACGATAGGCGGGCGTGCTGGAGAGGCACTTACCCCGATAGATATCGTTAAGTTTACGGCTGCTTATGGCAAAATAATTGTTAAGCAGAGTGGTATCAAAAAAATTGTTGTTGGAAGAGATGCGCGTGTTTCTGGTGAGATGGTAAGTAATTTGGTGATTGGAACCCTGCAAAGCATCGGTGTTGATGTGGTTGATTTAGGTCTTTCAACAACGCCGACGGTAGAGATTGCTGTACCTATGGAAAAAGCTGCTGGTGGTATTATTTTGACTGCTTCACACAATCCAGGTCAATGGAATGCGCTAAAGTTACTGAATGCAAAGGGCGAATTTATTTCAGATGCCGAAGGGCAAGAGGTATTGGCCCTTGGTGAATCCTTAGACTTTGATTTTTCCGAAGTTGAAGTATTAGGACAGGTTCATAAAGACTATTCCTATTTACAGAAACATGTAGACGCTGTATTGGCGTTGCAATATGTTGATAAGGAAGCGATTAAAGCCGCTAATTTTAAAGTTGCTTTGGATGCCGTAAATAGTACAGGTGGTACATTCATACCTGCCTTATTGGATGCGCTTGGTGTGCAGACAATCTATAAAATCCATTGTGAGCCGAATGGTCAGTTTCCGCATAATCCCGAACCATTAAAAGAGAACTTGACGGATTTATCGGCTGCGGTTATTGAAAACAAAGCTGATTTAGGGATTGCTGTAGATCCAGATGTAGATCGATTGGTCTTTATGATGGAGGATGGTGAGTTGTTTGGTGAAGAATATACCTTAGTGGCCGTAGCAGATTATTTATTGCAGCATAAAAAAGGAAATACAGTTTCTAATTTATCTTCTACACGCGCACTGCGTGATGTAACTAAAGCACATGGTGGCGAATATTATGCCGCTGCTGTTGGTGAAGTCAACGTGGTTACAAAGATGAAGGAAGTCGATGCGGTAATTGGCGGAGAAGGAAACGGCGGTGTTATCTATCCTGCATCTCACTATGGCCGTGATGCGCTGGTAGGGGTGGCCATCTTCTTGACACATCTGGCTAAACTTGGTAAAAAAGCCTCCGAATACCGCGCCTCATTACCGCAGTACTTTATGTCAAAAAACAAGATTACACTGACTCCGGAATTGGACATTGACAACCTATTGGCCAAAATGGAGGAAAAATATAAAAATGAAGACCATTCAACAATCGATGGATTGAAAATAGACTTTGAAAATGAATGGGTTCATTTACGTAAATCGAATACCGAACCGATTATTCGGATTTACTCGGAGGGACCTACGCCTGAAGCTGCTGAGCAGATCGCGCAGAAGATTATCCGCGAAATTGAAGAAATAATCAAATAA
- a CDS encoding phosphatase PAP2 family protein, translating into MIQQLVHIDQEIFLAINQGLSNPVFDWLLPILRNPYTWAPLYLFLIIFFIKTYGKTGILIVAMTLVTFGISDGISSHLIKKTVKRIRPCNDVEFKENVNIRVRCGSGFSFTSSHAANHFSLAFFWIVLFRRRWKHALWLCITWATLISVSQIYVGVHYPFDVLCGSALGILVGLATGYLFKRFVPSFFKTEHV; encoded by the coding sequence ATGATTCAACAATTAGTACACATCGATCAAGAGATTTTTCTGGCCATTAATCAGGGCTTGAGTAACCCCGTATTTGATTGGTTATTGCCTATATTACGCAATCCATACACTTGGGCCCCCTTGTATTTATTTCTGATCATATTTTTCATAAAGACCTATGGAAAAACAGGAATTCTAATTGTTGCCATGACCTTGGTTACCTTCGGAATTTCCGATGGTATATCATCGCATTTGATCAAAAAGACTGTAAAAAGAATCAGACCGTGTAACGACGTGGAGTTTAAAGAAAATGTCAACATCCGGGTGCGATGTGGCTCTGGCTTTAGCTTTACCTCCTCTCATGCGGCCAATCATTTTTCCCTTGCTTTTTTCTGGATTGTACTTTTCCGGAGAAGATGGAAACATGCGCTTTGGCTTTGTATTACCTGGGCAACCCTAATTTCGGTCTCTCAAATTTATGTTGGTGTCCATTACCCGTTTGATGTCCTCTGTGGCTCAGCCTTAGGTATCCTGGTTGGATTGGCAACAGGCTACTTATTCAAACGGTTTGTGCCTAGCTTTTTTAAAACTGAACACGTATAA